From one Phoenix dactylifera cultivar Barhee BC4 unplaced genomic scaffold, palm_55x_up_171113_PBpolish2nd_filt_p 000283F, whole genome shotgun sequence genomic stretch:
- the LOC103704650 gene encoding outer envelope pore protein 16-2, chloroplastic-like: MSSNSNLLGEIRSLEKGWFFDLGHPLLNRVAESFVKAAGIGAIQAVSREAYFTAVEGAGVDPGAMPPDMTSGKRHRLSDLRGENCNKSLEAMVKNTGKESFQWGMAAGLYSGVTYGLREVRGSHDWKNSAVAGAITGAALALTSDDTSHEQIVQCAITGAALSTAANLLTGIF; encoded by the exons ATGAGTAGCAACAGCAACCTGCTCGGCGAGATCCGGAGCCTCGAGAAGGGCTGGTTCTTCGACTTGGGCCACCCCCTCCTCAACCGCGTCGCCGAGAGCTTCGTCAAGGCCGCCGGG ATCGGCGCGATCCAGGCGGTCTCGCGCGAGGCCTACTTCACCGCGGTGGAAG GTGCCGGGGTGGATCCTGGTGCGATGCCGCCGGACATGACGAGCGGCAAGAGGCATAGGCTTTCCGACCTGAGAG GGGAAAACTGCAACAAGTCACTGGAGGCGATG GTAAAAAACACCGGGAAAGAGTCATTCCAGTGGG GAATGGCTGCTGGCTTGTATTCTGGGGTAACATATGGCTTGAGGGAGGTTCGAGGATCTCATGATTGG AAGAATAGTGCAGTTGCTGGTGCAATCACTGGAGCAGCATTGGCTCTGACCTCTGACGACACTTCTCATGAGCAGATTGTTCAGTGTGCAATCACTGGTGCTGCACTTTCCACCGCTGCAAATCTACTTACTGGCATATTCTAA
- the LOC103704731 gene encoding fasciclin-like arabinogalactan protein 14 — protein sequence MAPKIQVVILLLPFLLLSSAVAFNITAILEPFPEFATFSNYLNQTKLVHEINHRQTITVLVVDNSRMSAISSLPEESLKHVMGVHVILDYYDIRKINNIPRKSFILTTLFQTTGIATNRMGFLNVTHKAGESVVFGSAVRGAPHTSTLIKKVVAMPYNISVLHISEPIIPPGIDGAPHIAPISSLPKETEPSAETPEVEDAPTESPEEDIVDAPANAPGESADTPADSPEADEPASDASEGPSISRKKVFHASASTSLRSRLSIGAILGLVMWIVFL from the coding sequence ATGGCTCCTAAGATCCAAGTTGTgatcctcctccttcccttcctccTTTTATCCTCCGCCGTGGCCTTCAACATTACAGCAATTCTTGAGCCATTCCCCGAGTTCGCCACCTTTAGCAACTACCTCAACCAGACGAAGCTTGTCCATGAAATCAACCACCGTCAAACAATCACTGTTCTCGTCGTTGACAACTCTAGAATGTCTGCAATCTCCTCCCTCCCTGAAGAAAGCCTGAAGCATGTCATGGGAGTCCATGTTATCCTCGACTATTATGACATCAGAAAGATCAACAACATACCACGCAAGAGCTTCATTCTCACCACTCTCTTCCAAACCACCGGCATTGCTACCAACAGAATGGGGTTCCTAAACGTCACTCACAAGGCTGGGGAGTCGGTGGTGTTTGGGTCGGCCGTCCGAGGAGCCCCACATACCTCCACCCTGATTAAGAAGGTTGTGGCAATGCCATACAATATTTCAGTCCTCCATATTTCCGAGCCCATCATCCCACCTGGCATTGATGGTGCACCACACATCGCCCCTATATCATCCCTGCCAAAGGAGACCGAACCTTCGGCGGAGACTCCAGAGGTAGAAGATGCTCCTACAGAGTCTCCAGAAGAGGATATTGTTGATGCCCCTGCAAATGCTCCAGGAGAAAGCGCTGACACCCCTGCCGACTCTCCAGAAGCAGACGAGCCAGCCTCAGATGCATCTGAAGGGCCATCTATCTCACGCAAAAAAGTCTTTCACGCATCGGCAAGCACATCTCTGAGGAGCCGACTGTCAATCGGTGCTATTCTCGGACTTGTCATGTGGATTGTATTCTTGTGA
- the LOC103704732 gene encoding fasciclin-like arabinogalactan protein 14: protein MAPKPQIVVLLLPFLLLSSAMAFNITAILEPFPEFATFSNYLNQTKLVHEINHRQTITVLVVDNSRMSAISSLPEESLKHVMGVHVILDYYDIRKINNIPRKSFILTTLFQTTGIATNRMGFLNVTHKAGESVVFGSAIRGAPHTSTLIKKVVAMPYNISVLHISEPIIPPGIDGAPHIAPISSPPKETEPSAEAPEAEDAPTESPEEDIVDAPANAPGESADTPADSPEADEPASDASEGPSISHKKVFHASASTSLRSRLSIGAILGLVMGTIFL from the coding sequence ATGGCCCCTAAGCCCCAAATTGTGGTCCTCCTTCTTCCCTTCCTCCTTTTATCCTCCGCCATGGCCTTCAACATTACAGCAATTCTTGAGCCATTCCCCGAGTTTGCCACCTTTAGCAACTACCTCAACCAGACGAAGCTTGTTCATGAAATCAACCACCGTCAAACAATCACCGTTCTCGTCGTTGACAACTCTAGAATGTCTGCAATCTCCTCCCTCCCCGAAGAAAGCCTGAAGCATGTCATGGGAGTCCATGTTATCCTCGACTATTATGACATCAGAAAGATCAACAACATACCACGCAAGAGCTTCATTCTCACCACCCTCTTCCAAACCACCGGCATTGCTACCAACAGAATGGGGTTCCTAAACGTCACTCACAAGGCTGGGGAGTCTGTGGTGTTTGGGTCGGCCATCCGAGGAGCCCCACATACCTCCACCCTGATTAAGAAGGTTGTGGCAATGCCATACAATATTTCAGTCCTCCATATTTCTGAGCCCATCATCCCACCTGGCATTGATGGTGCACCACACATCGCCCCTATATCATCCCCGCCAAAGGAGACCGAACCTTCGGCGGAGGCTCCAGAGGCAGAAGATGCTCCTACAGAGTCTCCAGAAGAGGATATTGTTGATGCCCCTGCGAATGCTCCAGGAGAAAGCGCTGACACCCCTGCCGACTCTCCAGAAGCAGACGAGCCAGCCTCGGATGCATCTGAAGGGCCATCTATCTCACACAAGAAAGTCTTTCATGCATCGGCAAGCACATCTCTGAGAAGCCGACTGTCAATTGGTGCTATCCTCGGACTTGTCATGGGCACTATATTCTTGTGA